The following proteins come from a genomic window of Cryptosporangium phraense:
- a CDS encoding C40 family peptidase has translation MGGAHRGPRRARLSIVVGTAALTLAATTAPAASAATTGNPATAPVVGLGSPSEGAATARLGVAGGAPGVRVRPATDPVLARIARESAAAEALAEELSDAQVKLSSLQATYDRAAAAVTDAAVKTAGARAGAEAWARASFIAEAVRPRSLVTDPRSAMLGQPGVPTIGTAAIDLDVARAREQLRGEVAAHAAEEVQSQSVLIDALRRNLAARSATIRRLRAARASALIELNREKDAANAALAKKYLRDADGSAAKAALTAVGYALDQRGKPYEWGAEGPDRFDCSGLVQMAYKAADVSVPRTARPQYRASVPVSVTALLPGDLLFFATDRSDWNTIHHVGVYLGRGLMVHAPTEGDVVRVAPVWWSEFFAAGRVVPGRLDGRRSTLPYASALRPDRPRATHREGSSARRAKAPRTEAQPKPEAPPRSAGRPESGQRGKSAGRAGEPVEPSTPRDPAAPTEPRTPVTAARGR, from the coding sequence ATGGGCGGCGCTCACCGGGGGCCGCGGCGGGCCCGGCTCTCGATCGTGGTCGGCACCGCCGCGCTGACGTTGGCCGCCACCACCGCGCCGGCCGCGTCCGCGGCGACCACCGGCAACCCGGCGACCGCGCCGGTCGTTGGCCTCGGCTCGCCCAGCGAGGGAGCGGCGACAGCTCGGCTCGGCGTGGCGGGTGGGGCGCCGGGGGTTCGGGTGCGGCCGGCTACGGATCCGGTGCTCGCGCGGATCGCCCGCGAGTCCGCGGCGGCCGAGGCGCTGGCCGAGGAACTGTCCGACGCCCAGGTCAAGCTGAGCTCTCTGCAGGCCACGTACGACCGGGCCGCCGCCGCGGTGACCGACGCGGCGGTCAAGACCGCCGGGGCCCGGGCCGGGGCCGAGGCCTGGGCCCGCGCGTCGTTCATCGCCGAGGCCGTCCGGCCCCGGAGCCTGGTGACCGACCCGCGGTCCGCCATGCTCGGCCAGCCCGGCGTCCCGACGATCGGCACCGCCGCCATCGATCTGGACGTCGCCAGAGCGCGCGAACAGCTGCGGGGTGAAGTGGCCGCGCACGCCGCCGAGGAGGTCCAGAGCCAGAGCGTGCTGATCGACGCGCTCCGGCGCAATCTGGCCGCCCGCTCGGCGACCATCCGGCGATTGCGCGCGGCGCGGGCGTCCGCATTGATCGAATTGAACCGGGAGAAGGACGCCGCGAACGCGGCGCTGGCCAAGAAGTACCTGCGCGACGCGGACGGGTCCGCCGCGAAGGCGGCGCTGACCGCGGTCGGGTACGCGTTGGACCAGCGCGGGAAGCCGTACGAGTGGGGCGCGGAAGGCCCGGACCGGTTCGACTGCTCCGGCCTGGTGCAGATGGCGTACAAAGCGGCGGACGTCTCGGTGCCGCGCACCGCGCGGCCGCAGTACCGGGCGAGTGTTCCGGTGTCGGTGACCGCGTTGCTGCCCGGTGACCTGCTGTTCTTTGCGACGGATCGGAGCGACTGGAACACGATCCATCACGTCGGGGTGTATCTCGGCCGGGGGCTGATGGTGCACGCGCCGACCGAGGGCGACGTGGTGCGGGTGGCGCCGGTGTGGTGGTCGGAGTTCTTTGCGGCTGGTCGGGTGGTGCCGGGGCGGCTCGACGGGCGCCGCTCGACGTTGCCGTACGCGTCGGCTCTGCGGCCCGACCGTCCGCGTGCGACGCATCGCGAGGGTTCGTCCGCCCGCCGCGCGAAGGCGCCCCGGACCGAGGCTCAGCCGAAGCCGGAGGCTCCGCCGCGGTCCGCGGGGCGGCCCGAGTCCGGGCAGCGGGGCAAGTCCGCGGGGCGGGCGGGGGAGCCGGTGGAGCCTTCGACGCCTCGGGATCCGGCCGCGCCGACGGAGCCGCGAACTCCGGTCACAGCCGCCCGCGGACGTTGA
- the mqnE gene encoding aminofutalosine synthase MqnE translates to MDSGLKREIEQKVRAGERLSYDDGVALYDCDDLAWLGGLAHEVRTAKNGDVVVFNVNRHLNMTNVCSASCAYCSFQRKPGEKDAYTMRIEEAVRLAKDMESEGLTELHIVNGLHPTLPWRYYPRSLKALKEVLPNVSLKAFTATEIHWFEKISGLPADEILDELIDAGLESLTGGGAEIFDWEVRQHIVDHATHWEDWSRIHRLAHSKGLKTPCTMLYGHIEEPRHRVDHVLRLRELQDETGGFQVFIPLRYQHDGAKPADGKIRNVLEARTQMATPAESLKTFAVSRLLFDNIPHVKCFWVMHGLSLAQLSLNYGVSDLDGSVVEYKITHDADRYGTPNTMHREGLLDLIRDAGFTPVERNTRYEVVRRYDGPTSLAERRAEPQPMWS, encoded by the coding sequence ATGGATTCCGGCCTCAAGCGCGAGATCGAGCAGAAGGTACGAGCGGGCGAACGGCTCTCGTACGACGACGGCGTCGCGCTCTACGACTGCGACGACCTGGCCTGGCTCGGTGGCCTCGCCCACGAGGTACGCACCGCCAAGAACGGCGACGTCGTCGTGTTCAACGTCAACCGCCACCTCAACATGACGAACGTCTGCTCCGCCTCGTGCGCGTACTGCTCGTTCCAGCGCAAGCCGGGCGAGAAGGACGCGTACACGATGCGCATCGAAGAGGCCGTCCGGCTGGCCAAGGACATGGAGTCCGAGGGCCTCACCGAGCTGCACATCGTCAACGGGCTGCACCCGACGCTGCCCTGGCGGTACTACCCGCGCTCGCTGAAGGCGCTCAAGGAAGTCCTCCCGAACGTCTCGCTGAAGGCGTTCACCGCGACCGAGATCCACTGGTTCGAGAAGATCTCCGGCCTCCCCGCCGACGAGATCCTCGACGAGCTGATCGACGCCGGCCTCGAGTCGCTGACCGGCGGCGGCGCCGAGATCTTCGACTGGGAGGTCCGGCAGCACATCGTCGACCACGCCACCCACTGGGAAGACTGGTCGCGCATCCACCGGCTGGCCCACTCCAAGGGCCTGAAGACGCCGTGCACGATGCTCTACGGGCACATCGAGGAGCCGCGTCACCGCGTCGACCACGTGCTCCGCCTGCGCGAGCTGCAGGACGAGACCGGCGGGTTCCAGGTCTTCATCCCGCTGCGCTACCAGCACGACGGGGCGAAGCCGGCCGACGGCAAGATCCGCAACGTGCTCGAGGCGCGCACCCAGATGGCGACGCCGGCCGAGTCGCTGAAGACGTTCGCGGTCTCCCGGCTGCTGTTCGACAACATCCCGCACGTGAAGTGCTTCTGGGTCATGCACGGGCTCTCGCTCGCCCAGCTGTCGTTGAACTACGGGGTCAGCGACCTCGACGGCTCGGTCGTCGAGTACAAGATCACCCACGACGCCGACCGGTACGGCACGCCGAACACGATGCACCGCGAGGGGCTGCTCGACCTGATCCGCGACGCCGGGTTCACCCCGGTCGAGCGGAACACCCGGTACGAGGTCGTGCGACGCTATGACGGGCCGACGTCGCTCGCCGAGCGGCGGGCCGAACCGCAGCCGATGTGGAGCTGA
- a CDS encoding DUF4229 domain-containing protein → MTERETGGSTSTLERLHPGFLYTVARFMVFVACVALLFLVGFRSWFLVLGALLLSAPLSFFLLRKQREAFAQRVEGRVSQRQTDKAKLRAALAGDEDGPA, encoded by the coding sequence ATGACCGAGCGGGAGACCGGCGGCAGCACGAGCACGCTGGAGCGCCTCCACCCGGGGTTCCTCTACACGGTGGCCCGGTTCATGGTGTTCGTGGCCTGTGTGGCGCTTTTGTTCCTGGTCGGGTTCCGGTCGTGGTTCCTGGTGCTGGGCGCGCTGCTGCTCTCGGCCCCGCTGTCGTTCTTCCTGTTGCGTAAGCAGCGGGAGGCGTTCGCGCAGCGGGTCGAGGGTCGGGTGAGCCAGCGTCAGACCGACAAGGCCAAGCTGCGGGCCGCCCTCGCCGGCGACGAGGACGGGCCCGCCTGA
- a CDS encoding Uma2 family endonuclease gives MDLPPNRKQVSPTSAPAPVYGPATLDQFDLLPEDNTHRYELIDGRILVSSRPRANHQVVLVELLVALRQALPAGYLVVPEVEVEFDDRHQCTVPDLLVIRPGVDRDVARFFSRDLALSIEIVSPGSKRLDRQTKRRIYAEGQIPAYWVVETDPFSITIHQLVDGWYQLAQVFDGDELVVTGAIEMKLDLSAARRATLDD, from the coding sequence ATGGATTTGCCCCCGAATCGGAAGCAGGTGAGTCCGACGAGCGCTCCCGCTCCTGTCTACGGCCCCGCCACCCTCGATCAGTTCGACCTTCTGCCCGAGGACAACACGCACCGCTACGAGCTGATCGACGGAAGGATCCTCGTGTCGTCCCGCCCGAGGGCCAATCACCAGGTCGTGCTGGTCGAATTACTGGTCGCGCTCCGGCAGGCCCTGCCGGCGGGCTACCTGGTCGTGCCCGAGGTGGAGGTCGAGTTCGACGACCGGCACCAGTGCACGGTGCCCGATCTGCTGGTGATCCGGCCGGGCGTCGACCGAGATGTCGCCCGATTCTTCTCCCGGGATCTGGCTCTCTCTATCGAGATCGTTTCGCCGGGGTCGAAGCGGCTCGACCGGCAGACGAAGCGCCGGATCTACGCCGAAGGGCAGATCCCGGCTTACTGGGTGGTGGAGACCGACCCGTTCAGCATCACCATCCACCAACTGGTCGACGGCTGGTACCAGCTGGCGCAGGTCTTCGACGGCGACGAGTTGGTCGTTACCGGGGCGATCGAGATGAAGCTTGACCTCAGCGCCGCACGGCGGGCGACGCTGGACGACTGA